A window of the Leptospira brenneri genome harbors these coding sequences:
- a CDS encoding MBL fold metallo-hydrolase produces MGKVITIDTEYANFPEVASAYLIEEEGRGVVVETNTTHAIPRILKTMDSSGVKPQNLDYVIVTHVHLDHAGGAWALLEACPNAILLAHPKTAKHLMDPSLLIRSATSVYGKENFDSLYGEIKPIPKERIRIMEDGEWLTWQDHSFQFIYTRGHANHHFCIYDRKTNGIYTGDSFGISYPHLENGKRFIFPTTTPTDFDSVEAKRSLDLILETGAEVAYLTHFGPIGDLKGKAEDLKEGLSLCQEAISQLGNVTKEERLPLMESKVENMIQTLANKHSITLTELDWKLLRLDVNLNAQGLVYAFEKNQTKS; encoded by the coding sequence ATGGGCAAAGTGATCACCATTGATACCGAATATGCAAACTTCCCGGAAGTGGCATCGGCTTATCTGATAGAAGAAGAAGGTCGAGGAGTGGTGGTGGAAACCAATACCACTCACGCCATCCCTAGGATTTTAAAAACCATGGATTCTTCGGGAGTTAAACCACAAAACTTAGATTATGTGATTGTCACCCATGTCCATCTGGACCATGCCGGGGGAGCCTGGGCATTACTCGAAGCCTGTCCTAATGCAATCCTACTGGCTCATCCCAAAACCGCCAAACATTTGATGGATCCGAGTTTACTCATAAGAAGTGCAACATCCGTGTATGGAAAAGAGAATTTTGATTCCTTATACGGCGAAATCAAACCCATCCCCAAAGAAAGAATTCGGATCATGGAAGATGGGGAATGGCTTACTTGGCAAGATCATTCCTTTCAGTTTATCTATACTAGAGGGCATGCCAACCATCACTTCTGTATTTATGATAGGAAAACAAATGGGATTTATACGGGAGACTCTTTTGGAATTTCTTATCCTCATTTAGAAAATGGGAAACGTTTTATTTTCCCAACAACCACACCCACTGACTTTGATTCTGTGGAAGCCAAACGTTCTCTCGATCTAATTTTAGAAACAGGAGCTGAGGTGGCTTATTTAACTCATTTTGGTCCCATCGGGGATTTAAAAGGCAAGGCAGAGGATCTAAAAGAAGGACTCAGTCTTTGTCAGGAAGCCATATCGCAGTTGGGAAATGTAACCAAAGAAGAAAGATTACCTTTGATGGAATCAAAAGTAGAAAATATGATCCAAACTCTTGCAAACAAACATTCCATTACGCTTACCGAATTGGATTGGAAATTATTACGATTGGATGTGAATCTCAATGCACAAGGTTTGGTGTATGCGTTTGAAAAGAACCAAACAAAAAGTTAA
- the fliE gene encoding flagellar hook-basal body complex protein FliE, whose translation MAIDRISNMSSQTYKPYSLLPQGDKVGIFRSDERHYGKTNEAKSPDEVAGTFGDALKKAFEQVNDQQVEADELTQKIVFDPNSVELHDVMIAAEKARISLTFAKTMSDGFVRAYRELTTLR comes from the coding sequence ATGGCCATTGACCGCATTTCCAATATGAGTTCCCAAACCTACAAACCCTATTCCCTTCTCCCGCAAGGAGACAAGGTAGGAATCTTTCGTTCTGATGAACGCCACTATGGAAAAACCAATGAAGCCAAGTCCCCTGATGAAGTGGCTGGAACTTTTGGGGATGCTTTGAAAAAAGCCTTTGAACAGGTGAATGACCAACAAGTAGAAGCAGATGAACTCACACAAAAAATCGTTTTTGATCCGAACTCTGTGGAACTTCATGATGTGATGATTGCTGCAGAAAAAGCAAGGATCTCTCTCACATTCGCAAAAACCATGTCCGATGGATTTGTCAGAGCTTACAGAGAACTCACAACTCTTAGATAA
- the flgC gene encoding flagellar basal body rod protein FlgC: protein MGMFDSINISATGLSAQRLRMDVISNNIANSTTTRNTNGDGPFRRDRVILTPINLRTNWKSPVYPFGVAPGEGKGVKVMKIEKDMSPLRLTYDPTHPDAIQTGPKKGYVELPNINIVTEMTDMISASRSYEANVQLINGSKAMMNKAMEIGRA from the coding sequence ATGGGAATGTTTGATTCGATTAATATTTCGGCCACTGGACTTTCTGCGCAAAGACTCCGGATGGATGTGATCTCCAATAACATTGCGAACTCAACCACAACGAGAAATACCAATGGAGATGGCCCTTTTCGTAGAGACCGCGTCATCCTAACACCGATTAACTTAAGAACCAATTGGAAAAGCCCTGTTTATCCTTTTGGTGTGGCTCCTGGCGAAGGCAAAGGAGTGAAGGTAATGAAAATCGAAAAGGATATGAGCCCTCTTCGTTTGACTTATGATCCCACCCATCCCGACGCCATCCAAACTGGCCCGAAAAAAGGATACGTCGAACTTCCCAATATCAATATCGTTACAGAGATGACTGATATGATTTCGGCTTCCCGTTCTTATGAGGCCAATGTCCAACTCATCAATGGTTCCAAAGCCATGATGAACAAGGCCATGGAGATCGGTCGGGCTTAA
- the flgB gene encoding flagellar basal body rod protein FlgB: MFEATHFMKTQDLLERGLGAATQRRKVITDNIANADVPNFKRSEVVFESMLKRAIESEKIEKDKAVPTKITNDRHIEFFKPLDYRDAKPKTNLDYLTTMRPDGNNVDIEKEVVEANQNQMSYSLMIDRLNQNNRLLNIVMRTN, encoded by the coding sequence ATGTTTGAAGCAACACATTTCATGAAAACTCAAGACCTTTTGGAACGAGGCCTTGGAGCCGCGACCCAAAGACGAAAAGTGATTACAGACAATATCGCCAATGCGGACGTTCCTAACTTCAAACGTTCGGAAGTGGTTTTCGAATCTATGCTGAAACGTGCGATCGAGTCGGAAAAAATCGAAAAGGACAAAGCAGTTCCTACGAAGATCACAAACGACCGTCATATTGAATTTTTTAAACCTTTAGACTACCGGGATGCCAAACCCAAAACGAATTTGGATTATCTGACTACAATGAGACCCGATGGAAACAACGTGGACATTGAAAAGGAAGTGGTGGAAGCCAACCAAAACCAAATGAGTTACAGCCTTATGATTGATCGTTTGAACCAAAACAACCGCCTTCTCAACATCGTAATGAGGACCAACTAA
- a CDS encoding PD40 domain-containing protein — MFKYLVLFLCSFGVVGCGTKDDDKVGDFVLGLALFNAMSNDGTIAYAFDPDKDDEIYLYSPKENRTINVTENVGRDLAPRWSPSGTSLAFNSRRTTHGHNRPEIYTLDFPSKTVRRITNTAAPDENQRAAWFPDETAIVFQRGTYFAPSKLRLVKHDLQTGTESTLYEGGDKLHAAPGISADGTKLVFQSNKDFAGTFPSRLYMMDLTNSQVSNFAHPDVDLGSDADPKWSPDGKWVTFTSARSGGGDYTHIYITNVETNEVSQLTFGNYNDSAPDFSPNGKEIVFQSNRFTEFGLHIVSVESKAVRYIRAGRTPVWSNKSLAELGF, encoded by the coding sequence ATGTTTAAATATCTAGTATTGTTCTTATGCAGTTTTGGAGTGGTTGGTTGTGGGACTAAGGATGACGACAAAGTCGGTGATTTTGTCTTGGGTTTGGCTCTTTTCAATGCGATGAGTAATGACGGTACGATTGCTTATGCTTTTGATCCTGACAAGGATGATGAAATTTATCTATATAGCCCCAAGGAAAATCGAACCATCAATGTCACAGAGAATGTGGGGCGAGATTTAGCACCGCGTTGGAGTCCATCAGGTACTAGTCTTGCTTTTAATAGTCGCAGAACGACTCACGGACACAATCGACCTGAAATTTACACTTTAGATTTTCCATCAAAGACGGTGAGAAGAATCACGAATACTGCCGCACCCGATGAAAACCAACGCGCCGCTTGGTTTCCCGATGAAACTGCAATCGTATTCCAACGCGGAACTTATTTTGCACCATCGAAACTTCGGTTGGTCAAACATGATTTGCAAACAGGGACGGAATCTACCTTATACGAAGGAGGTGATAAACTCCATGCAGCTCCAGGAATATCTGCTGATGGAACCAAACTCGTTTTTCAATCTAACAAAGACTTTGCGGGAACATTTCCATCTAGACTATATATGATGGATTTAACCAATTCGCAAGTTTCTAATTTTGCACATCCCGATGTAGATTTAGGCTCTGATGCTGATCCGAAATGGTCTCCTGATGGAAAGTGGGTTACCTTTACTTCGGCTCGTAGTGGTGGTGGAGACTATACTCATATCTATATTACAAATGTGGAAACAAATGAAGTCTCACAACTCACTTTTGGGAATTACAATGATTCTGCACCAGACTTTTCACCTAACGGAAAAGAGATTGTATTCCAATCCAATCGTTTCACAGAATTTGGGTTACATATCGTTTCAGTGGAATCAAAAGCAGTGCGATATATCCGAGCCGGCAGGACTCCGGTTTGGTCGAACAAATCCCTCGCAGAACTCGGATTTTAG
- a CDS encoding SDR family NAD(P)-dependent oxidoreductase, with translation MVYDIKDKVVLITGASGGIGAACARELYAQGAKLVLTDISQTSVDALASEFSKERVLAKKMDVTDWKSIQKVFELTLSTFGKMDIVLANAGISWKESAYTVFNCDANEFEKILDVDLLGVWRTIKTTLPEIVKNKGQVVVTSSIYAFTNGMCNAPYATSKAGIEMLTRSLRAELAGRGTSASVLYPGWIATPLTEGVFGGDHLTTKMREIGFPFFLRKAIPPEVVARSFVKGLTRRKARIIVPARWAPIQLFRGIVGIFSDWFLANHKRLQSMVLELEARTKR, from the coding sequence ATGGTTTATGATATCAAAGATAAAGTAGTTCTCATCACCGGTGCTTCAGGAGGGATTGGAGCGGCCTGCGCACGAGAACTGTATGCCCAAGGAGCTAAACTCGTTTTAACCGATATATCTCAAACTTCAGTAGATGCATTGGCATCTGAATTTTCAAAAGAAAGAGTTCTGGCAAAAAAGATGGACGTAACTGATTGGAAATCCATACAAAAAGTTTTCGAACTCACTCTTTCCACCTTCGGTAAAATGGATATTGTATTAGCCAATGCGGGAATCTCTTGGAAAGAATCTGCTTACACTGTTTTTAATTGTGATGCGAATGAATTTGAAAAAATTTTAGACGTGGATTTACTCGGTGTTTGGCGGACAATCAAAACCACCTTACCTGAAATTGTTAAAAATAAAGGCCAAGTGGTTGTGACCTCATCTATCTATGCATTCACAAATGGAATGTGTAATGCACCTTATGCAACCTCCAAAGCAGGAATCGAAATGTTGACAAGGTCACTTCGTGCAGAACTTGCAGGCAGAGGTACCAGTGCGAGTGTTTTATATCCTGGTTGGATTGCCACTCCACTCACGGAAGGTGTTTTTGGAGGCGATCATTTAACAACAAAGATGCGAGAAATTGGATTTCCGTTTTTTTTAAGGAAAGCCATCCCTCCAGAAGTAGTTGCCAGATCTTTTGTCAAAGGACTCACCCGAAGAAAAGCAAGAATCATTGTTCCGGCTCGCTGGGCTCCCATCCAATTATTCCGTGGGATTGTGGGAATTTTTTCTGATTGGTTTTTAGCAAATCACAAACGCCTCCAATCCATGGTTCTCGAATTGGAAGCTAGGACAAAAAGATAG
- a CDS encoding RNA polymerase sigma factor yields MANQGVSILSDLFRKEQTKMTAVLCRHFSLKDLDIVEDIIAETFLRAAEIWPQNGIPENPSAWLYTVAKNITKDGFRKKTSETKNLKNIINLNSEELPEISFEESLITDSKLAMIFAVCENSISPKSRVCLSLQILCGFSVEEIGFALHSNKEAIKKILFRAREQLRQSNFEIKNLTIDEIQLRMDSVLLTIYLLFNEGYSSKTKDSVIRLDLIKQAMNLGLSLMETELTKTPELLALMSLFCFQASRLDARTNDHGSVVIFAEQDKSKWDQELIQKGNEYFLEAFSPTSRSRYHYEAAIAYWHTQEESLEKWKYILSIYDSFLEIYSSPSVILNRIFAYSKVNGKTKALEEVKNYSDYKNRDYHSLLGYLYSNSKNDLASMHYQKAIQLTKSSKEILLLEQKIKELI; encoded by the coding sequence ATGGCTAATCAAGGAGTCAGCATTCTTTCTGATTTGTTCAGAAAAGAACAAACTAAAATGACAGCTGTTTTATGCCGTCATTTTAGTTTGAAAGATCTCGATATTGTTGAAGACATTATTGCAGAAACATTCTTAAGAGCTGCAGAAATTTGGCCACAAAATGGGATCCCCGAAAACCCATCAGCTTGGCTCTATACTGTTGCCAAAAATATAACAAAAGATGGTTTTAGAAAAAAAACATCAGAAACTAAAAACCTAAAAAACATAATCAATTTAAATTCAGAAGAACTTCCTGAAATTAGTTTTGAAGAAAGTTTAATTACCGATAGCAAACTCGCAATGATATTCGCCGTTTGCGAAAATTCGATTTCTCCAAAAAGTAGGGTTTGTTTAAGCCTACAAATCTTATGTGGTTTCAGCGTAGAAGAAATTGGATTTGCTCTTCATTCCAATAAAGAAGCTATAAAAAAAATTTTGTTTCGAGCAAGAGAACAACTACGCCAATCCAACTTTGAAATCAAAAATCTGACAATTGATGAAATCCAACTAAGGATGGACTCCGTCCTTTTAACAATTTATCTTTTATTCAATGAAGGTTATTCTTCAAAAACAAAAGATTCTGTGATTCGTTTAGATTTGATTAAACAAGCAATGAATCTTGGCCTCTCTCTTATGGAGACAGAACTTACAAAAACACCTGAGTTACTCGCTCTCATGTCACTTTTTTGTTTTCAGGCATCACGATTAGATGCCCGGACCAACGATCATGGATCTGTTGTTATTTTCGCAGAACAAGATAAATCAAAATGGGATCAGGAACTAATACAAAAAGGGAATGAATATTTTTTAGAAGCATTTAGCCCAACATCACGATCAAGATATCATTATGAAGCAGCCATTGCCTACTGGCATACGCAAGAAGAATCCTTAGAAAAGTGGAAGTATATTCTCAGTATTTACGATAGTTTCTTAGAAATTTACAGTTCTCCCTCAGTGATCTTAAATCGAATTTTTGCCTATTCCAAGGTAAACGGAAAAACAAAAGCCCTGGAAGAAGTAAAAAACTATTCCGATTATAAAAATCGCGATTACCATTCTCTTCTTGGTTATTTGTATTCTAATTCTAAAAATGATCTAGCTTCTATGCACTACCAAAAAGCAATACAATTGACCAAATCAAGTAAGGAAATTCTACTTCTAGAACAAAAGATCAAAGAACTAATATAA